A genomic stretch from Chitinophaga agri includes:
- a CDS encoding sensor histidine kinase yields MHIPVQKKIRLGFFVAFTVIIVASICSFLVTKTLLDNARWMNHTIEISKSLEVITKQLKDAESSLRGYRLTRDSTFLRPDMRERSIKIEEEYMLLRRITADNRQQQLHLDTLKKLLGKKYQQLMAGETQLSTHQSDTASVREAEKWMDKIDNKVQDMLRIENAKLHQKSRLQDFFSAIWIPVIFISSLMAILIGIYSYVTLTREFRLQLHIESRLKSYQHDLQQNIKLLNKSNEELEQFAYVASHDLQEPLRKISTFSDRLQTKYGEQLPPEASDLIMRMVGAVGRMRVLINDLLLFSRAGRITPENIVKVDMKDMVQEVIGDLEVSLQEKKAVVNISALPAIEGNLTSFHQLFQNIIANAIKFAHPDRQLVINIRSEQESNQCRIYIEDNGIGFDPAYAERIFLLFQRLHGMSEYSGTGIGLAICKKIVDSHHGHITALGSPGKGATFIIALPLTQTLYNE; encoded by the coding sequence ATGCATATACCTGTACAGAAGAAGATCAGATTAGGATTCTTTGTCGCATTCACTGTGATCATTGTCGCATCGATATGTTCTTTTCTTGTAACAAAAACGTTACTGGACAATGCCCGGTGGATGAATCACACCATCGAGATCTCCAAAAGCCTGGAGGTAATTACCAAGCAACTAAAAGATGCTGAATCGTCTTTAAGGGGATACAGGCTGACAAGAGACAGTACTTTCCTTCGACCCGACATGCGGGAACGGAGTATCAAGATCGAGGAAGAATACATGTTATTACGCCGTATCACAGCAGATAACAGGCAACAACAGCTACATCTGGACACCCTGAAAAAGCTATTGGGGAAGAAGTATCAGCAATTGATGGCTGGGGAGACTCAGTTATCAACACATCAGTCAGATACTGCTTCTGTACGGGAGGCAGAAAAGTGGATGGACAAAATAGACAACAAAGTGCAGGATATGCTGCGTATTGAAAATGCGAAACTGCATCAGAAATCGCGGCTACAGGACTTTTTCTCTGCTATATGGATCCCGGTGATTTTCATTTCTTCACTGATGGCCATATTAATAGGCATCTATTCTTATGTGACGCTCACGCGGGAATTCAGATTACAGCTGCATATAGAATCGCGGTTAAAGTCTTATCAACATGACCTCCAGCAGAATATCAAGCTATTGAACAAATCCAACGAGGAACTGGAGCAATTCGCCTATGTAGCGTCTCATGACCTGCAGGAGCCATTACGCAAGATATCTACATTCAGCGACCGGCTACAGACCAAATACGGAGAGCAGCTTCCACCGGAAGCATCTGATCTGATAATGCGTATGGTGGGCGCCGTTGGCAGAATGCGGGTGCTCATTAACGACCTGTTACTCTTTTCACGGGCCGGCCGGATTACACCTGAGAACATCGTAAAGGTAGATATGAAGGATATGGTTCAGGAAGTGATTGGCGACCTGGAGGTAAGTTTACAGGAAAAGAAAGCCGTGGTCAATATTTCAGCGCTGCCTGCAATTGAAGGAAATCTCACCTCTTTTCATCAGTTATTTCAGAATATCATTGCCAATGCTATTAAATTTGCGCATCCTGACCGGCAGTTGGTCATCAATATAAGGTCAGAACAGGAAAGTAACCAGTGCCGTATTTATATAGAAGATAATGGTATAGGTTTTGACCCCGCATATGCCGAGCGCATCTTTTTATTATTTCAAAGGTTACACGGCATGAGCGAATATTCCGGCACTGGTATCGGGCTGGCTATCTGTAAAAAAATAGTGGACAGTCATCATGGACATATAACCGCGTTAGGATCACCCGGCAAGGGGGCTACCTTTATTATAGCATTACCACTAACACAAACCCTCTACAATGAATAA
- a CDS encoding YciE/YciF ferroxidase family protein, whose product MATRTQTKSKTSSQSRTAGRSASGSKSSAGSRTAPKSSSSSSSRSRNSKSQNEDMPNSKFHELFVDQLKDIYWAEKNLVKALGKMQKAATSEELKDAIATHLEQTRGQVGRVEQVFESIGQTAKAKKCPAMEGLIAEGQEVIEDTEEDSAVRDAGLIICCQKIEHYEIASYGSLRTLAGRMGHDEAVQLLEQTLNEEKETDVLLTQLAESSVNEEAAAE is encoded by the coding sequence ATGGCAACAAGAACTCAAACCAAATCAAAGACATCCAGTCAGTCAAGAACTGCCGGAAGAAGTGCATCAGGTAGCAAATCTTCCGCCGGATCACGTACTGCTCCTAAATCATCATCCTCCTCCTCTTCCCGCTCCAGAAACAGCAAAAGCCAAAATGAGGATATGCCAAACTCTAAATTTCACGAACTGTTTGTTGATCAGCTGAAAGACATTTACTGGGCAGAAAAGAATCTCGTGAAAGCGCTTGGTAAAATGCAAAAGGCAGCTACTTCAGAAGAACTGAAGGACGCAATTGCTACTCACCTGGAACAAACCCGCGGACAGGTAGGCAGGGTAGAACAGGTGTTTGAGTCTATTGGACAAACAGCAAAAGCTAAGAAATGTCCCGCAATGGAAGGCCTGATCGCCGAAGGACAGGAAGTGATCGAAGATACAGAGGAGGACAGTGCTGTACGTGATGCAGGCCTGATCATCTGTTGTCAGAAGATCGAGCACTATGAGATCGCATCTTACGGTAGCCTGCGTACCCTGGCAGGAAGAATGGGGCACGACGAGGCCGTACAGTTACTGGAACAAACGCTGAACGAAGAAAAAGAAACAGACGTTCTGCTTACACAACTTGCTGAATCTTCAGTAAATGAAGAGGCCGCAGCTGAGTAA
- a CDS encoding SDR family oxidoreductase encodes MQKSEEKKPLRPEQEQPRQPGIEADMEPKPVFQKQEGPVGKLMDKVALITGGDSGIGRAVAVAFAREGANVVIAYLDEHDDAMLTQRHVEEYGRKAILIPGDISEEKHCADIVAKAVATFGRLDIVVNNAAVQYPQKNLEDITAEQLQKTFATNIFSHFYITKAALPHLKEGAAIINTTSVTAYRGSSHLIDYSSTKGAIVSFTRSLSSALAEKKIRVNAVAPGPIWTPLIPATFDAEHVKTFGSDVPLKRAGEPVEVAASYVFLASDDASYMTGQVLHPNGGEIVNG; translated from the coding sequence ATGCAAAAGTCAGAAGAGAAAAAGCCCTTACGGCCGGAACAGGAACAACCACGCCAACCTGGAATAGAAGCAGATATGGAACCTAAGCCGGTGTTTCAAAAGCAGGAGGGGCCTGTTGGCAAACTAATGGATAAAGTGGCCCTGATCACCGGTGGCGATAGTGGTATAGGACGCGCGGTGGCCGTCGCTTTCGCGAGGGAAGGCGCCAATGTGGTCATCGCTTACCTCGATGAACATGACGATGCCATGCTCACACAGCGACATGTAGAAGAGTACGGGCGCAAAGCGATACTTATACCAGGAGATATCAGTGAAGAAAAACATTGTGCTGATATAGTCGCCAAAGCTGTAGCCACTTTCGGCCGCCTGGATATTGTCGTGAACAATGCGGCTGTGCAATATCCGCAAAAGAACCTGGAGGACATTACGGCTGAACAATTGCAAAAGACCTTCGCTACAAACATATTTTCACATTTCTATATAACCAAAGCTGCATTGCCCCATTTAAAAGAAGGTGCTGCGATCATTAATACCACCTCTGTTACCGCTTACCGGGGCAGTAGTCACCTGATCGACTACTCCAGCACAAAAGGTGCGATCGTCAGTTTTACCCGCTCGCTTTCATCCGCACTGGCTGAGAAAAAGATCCGTGTAAATGCAGTGGCACCCGGTCCCATCTGGACGCCATTAATACCGGCCACCTTTGATGCCGAGCATGTGAAGACATTTGGTTCTGACGTACCGCTGAAGCGCGCCGGAGAACCGGTAGAAGTAGCTGCCAGCTATGTTTTCCTGGCCAGTGATGACGCCAGCTATATGACAGGTCAGGTCCTGCACCCGAATGGCGGAGAGATTGTTAATGGTTAG
- a CDS encoding DNA topoisomerase IB, whose amino-acid sequence MDLLAEAMATAKAVKLRYVKSGTKGYSRERVKDGFQYRDQHGDIIKDDEVLKRIRGLVLPPAWEQVWISPYANGHLQATGIDAAGRRQYRYHSTWAKVRNETKYDRLLHFGEKLPQLREQIKAALRKKSLDKEKVTAIALSVMQETLIRVGNVSYEKLYGSYGLTTLHSQHVKIDGNTAFFKFKGKKGVLHKITLKHAQLARLLQKVREIPGQELFQYYEEEEHKSLDSGDINEYLKLWTGDDFTCKDFRTWSGTVNALNLLADLTPFTSAHQCKQNLVQIIDSVAGKLGNTRAVCKKYYIHPRILDAYEQCELEPYLEELRAGRTKNSEEGLHNDEKVLLKFMKEHKKG is encoded by the coding sequence ATGGATTTGCTTGCTGAAGCAATGGCTACTGCCAAAGCTGTCAAACTACGTTATGTGAAGTCTGGTACCAAAGGGTATAGCCGGGAAAGAGTAAAAGACGGCTTTCAGTACCGTGATCAGCATGGAGATATCATTAAAGACGATGAGGTATTAAAACGTATACGCGGATTAGTATTGCCTCCTGCCTGGGAACAAGTCTGGATCTCTCCATACGCTAATGGACATTTACAGGCAACAGGTATTGATGCCGCAGGCAGAAGGCAATACCGCTATCATTCCACCTGGGCTAAAGTCCGGAATGAAACCAAATACGACCGCCTGCTACATTTTGGGGAGAAACTACCGCAACTACGTGAGCAGATTAAGGCCGCATTGAGAAAGAAAAGCCTTGATAAAGAGAAAGTTACGGCCATCGCGCTCAGCGTCATGCAGGAAACGCTTATAAGGGTCGGCAATGTCTCTTATGAGAAATTATATGGCTCCTATGGCCTCACAACCCTCCATTCACAACATGTGAAAATAGACGGAAATACCGCCTTTTTTAAGTTTAAGGGAAAGAAGGGTGTATTACATAAGATCACGCTTAAACACGCCCAGTTAGCCAGATTACTACAGAAAGTAAGAGAGATCCCCGGGCAGGAACTATTTCAATATTACGAAGAGGAAGAACACAAAAGCCTCGATTCCGGGGATATCAATGAATATCTTAAATTATGGACTGGAGACGACTTTACCTGTAAAGATTTTCGTACCTGGTCGGGTACCGTCAATGCATTAAATCTGCTGGCTGATCTGACCCCATTCACTTCCGCACATCAATGTAAGCAGAACCTGGTCCAGATCATTGACAGTGTCGCTGGTAAGCTGGGCAATACAAGAGCTGTATGTAAGAAATATTACATTCACCCCAGGATACTTGATGCATATGAGCAATGTGAACTGGAACCATATCTGGAGGAACTAAGAGCGGGCAGAACAAAAAATTCTGAAGAGGGGCTGCATAATGATGAGAAGGTGCTACTGAAATTCATGAAAGAACATAAAAAGGGATAG
- the ku gene encoding non-homologous end joining protein Ku produces the protein MRAVWSGTIGFGLVNIPIKLYSAVQDSRLDLDMLDRKDHAHIKFKRVNEDTGKEVAWEQIVKGYLYNDEYIILEDEDFQEASPEKSKIITIESFVELTEIDDIYFETPYFIEPDKAGVKAYDLLLKTLQKTGKAGLGRFVLRTSEHLAIIRPREDYLMLQQLRFAQEIRSPEELSFPANTKISKKELDMAIQLVDSYTTDFDISQYKDTYHEDLMKIIKAKASGKRRTVKKMKVVHTKSSDLFSQLKASLNPGGSSSKKRAS, from the coding sequence ATGAGAGCTGTTTGGTCAGGAACAATCGGTTTCGGGTTAGTTAATATACCCATCAAATTGTACAGCGCCGTGCAGGATAGCAGACTGGATCTGGACATGCTGGATAGAAAAGATCACGCCCATATCAAATTCAAAAGGGTTAATGAAGACACCGGTAAGGAAGTAGCATGGGAGCAGATTGTAAAGGGTTATCTGTACAATGACGAATACATCATCCTTGAGGATGAAGACTTTCAGGAAGCCAGTCCCGAGAAAAGTAAGATCATCACTATCGAGTCATTCGTAGAACTGACTGAGATTGATGATATCTATTTTGAGACACCTTACTTTATTGAACCGGATAAGGCTGGTGTGAAGGCATACGATCTCTTACTGAAAACGTTACAGAAAACGGGTAAGGCCGGTCTGGGGCGTTTTGTACTCAGAACGAGTGAACACCTGGCCATTATACGTCCGCGGGAAGACTACCTGATGTTGCAACAACTAAGATTTGCCCAGGAGATCCGTTCTCCGGAAGAACTGTCTTTCCCCGCCAACACAAAGATCAGTAAGAAAGAACTTGACATGGCGATCCAGCTGGTCGACAGCTATACAACCGATTTTGATATCAGCCAGTATAAGGATACCTACCATGAAGACCTGATGAAGATCATAAAAGCGAAAGCCAGTGGTAAGCGCCGCACTGTCAAGAAAATGAAGGTTGTTCATACCAAGAGCAGCGACCTGTTCAGTCAGTTAAAAGCTAGTCTTAACCCAGGAGGTAGTAGTAGTAAAAAACGTGCATCATGA
- the ligD gene encoding DNA ligase D: MSSLRTYDQKRNFKETAEPKGGKRKSGGKEHIFVIQRHHASRLHYDFRLEVDGVLKSWAVPKGPSMNPSDKRLAMQVEDHPYDYKDFEGVIPEGNYGAGFVYVWDKGSYELLHGDGASFDKEAGKEIREGNLKIRLKGRKVKGEFALVRMKNSDDNAWLLLKHKDDYAVKGTYDSENYTPQRIKDRGVKEKEKMKTGTKKKAAPAKEKAKTATRAKTKRELFTPMMATLVDAPFNRDGWLFETKWDGYRAIADVSKGKVELYSRNHLSFNKDYAPVVTALEKLKHNAVLDGEIVILKKDGTSDFQALQNYKNDASGNLVYVVFDMLELDGQDLTAMPLIQRKELLKEVIKQLKSKTVVYSDHVLDTSDKLYNEAKQKGWEGIIAKEAESLYAEGKRTLSWLKIKIIGEQEAIICGYTEPKGSRKKIGSLVLGVYDDKKNLRYVGNCGGGLDGTLINELYEKMQPLIQKSSPFDEKVRTNTPVTWVKPTLVCQVKFSSWTSDKHLRQPVFLGLRKDKPATEVQKETPKSAKMATKKAATTAPAKAGREDESTVALNGKKVPLTNQNKLYWPDEKITKGELVDYYITMADYVLPYLKDRPLSLHRFPNGIKDAGFYQKDMDTASAPDWLKTVSLHAASASRDVDYLVCNNAATLVYMANLGCIEMNPWLSRVKKLDNPDYIVLDLDPENIAFKYVVETALAIKSLLDQLGVTAFCKTSGASGIHIYVPTGGKYNYETCRLFAEYVAKQVQQELPQTTSVIRTKSKRNKKVYIDYMQNSRGQTVASPYSVRPKPGATVSAPLQWDELTDDLAISNFTIYNMADRLKEIGDLWKDIDKTKNDLRKAISKIEDLAQADVE; encoded by the coding sequence ATGAGTAGCCTGAGAACATACGACCAGAAACGCAATTTCAAGGAAACTGCGGAGCCCAAAGGCGGGAAAAGAAAGAGTGGTGGCAAGGAGCATATCTTCGTTATACAACGGCATCATGCTTCACGCCTGCATTATGACTTCCGTCTGGAAGTAGATGGCGTACTGAAAAGCTGGGCAGTGCCGAAAGGGCCTTCCATGAATCCTTCAGATAAAAGACTGGCCATGCAGGTGGAAGATCATCCATACGATTACAAAGACTTCGAAGGTGTCATTCCAGAAGGGAACTATGGAGCTGGTTTTGTCTATGTCTGGGATAAGGGAAGCTATGAACTTTTGCATGGTGATGGTGCCAGCTTCGACAAGGAAGCCGGTAAAGAGATCAGGGAAGGTAACCTGAAAATTCGCCTGAAAGGCCGGAAGGTAAAGGGGGAGTTCGCCCTAGTCAGAATGAAAAACTCAGATGATAATGCCTGGCTGCTGCTGAAACACAAAGACGATTACGCGGTAAAAGGTACTTACGATAGTGAGAATTATACCCCGCAGCGCATCAAAGACAGAGGTGTGAAAGAAAAGGAGAAGATGAAGACAGGTACTAAGAAAAAGGCGGCGCCAGCAAAAGAGAAAGCAAAGACAGCCACCAGGGCTAAGACGAAGCGCGAACTGTTCACACCCATGATGGCAACCCTGGTAGATGCCCCTTTCAACAGGGATGGCTGGTTGTTTGAAACAAAATGGGACGGATACAGGGCTATTGCAGACGTGAGCAAGGGCAAGGTAGAACTGTATTCCAGGAACCATCTTTCTTTCAATAAAGATTATGCACCGGTTGTGACAGCATTGGAAAAACTGAAGCATAATGCTGTGTTGGATGGGGAAATAGTCATTCTGAAAAAGGATGGTACATCGGATTTTCAGGCATTGCAAAACTATAAGAATGACGCCTCAGGTAACCTGGTCTATGTAGTGTTTGATATGTTGGAGCTGGACGGACAGGACCTGACAGCCATGCCATTGATCCAGCGAAAGGAACTGCTGAAAGAGGTGATTAAACAGCTCAAAAGCAAAACTGTGGTCTATTCAGACCATGTACTGGATACCAGTGACAAGCTGTATAATGAAGCAAAGCAGAAAGGCTGGGAAGGCATTATAGCGAAGGAAGCAGAGAGTTTATATGCGGAAGGGAAACGTACACTTTCCTGGCTGAAAATAAAGATCATTGGTGAACAGGAGGCTATTATCTGCGGATATACCGAGCCAAAAGGAAGCAGGAAAAAGATAGGCTCCCTCGTGCTGGGTGTGTATGACGATAAGAAAAACCTCAGGTATGTGGGTAATTGTGGTGGTGGTTTAGACGGAACGCTGATCAATGAACTGTATGAGAAGATGCAGCCACTCATCCAAAAATCATCTCCCTTTGATGAAAAGGTGAGAACGAATACGCCTGTGACCTGGGTAAAGCCGACGTTGGTATGTCAGGTGAAATTCTCTTCCTGGACAAGCGACAAACATCTGCGTCAGCCGGTATTCCTGGGGCTCAGGAAAGATAAACCAGCCACTGAAGTACAGAAGGAAACTCCTAAATCAGCTAAGATGGCAACAAAGAAAGCTGCTACAACGGCCCCGGCTAAAGCTGGTCGTGAGGATGAAAGCACTGTGGCATTGAATGGTAAGAAGGTTCCACTGACCAACCAGAATAAGCTGTACTGGCCGGATGAAAAGATAACAAAAGGGGAGTTGGTGGATTACTATATCACAATGGCAGACTACGTATTGCCGTATCTGAAAGATCGCCCTCTGAGCCTGCACCGCTTCCCGAATGGCATTAAAGATGCCGGATTTTATCAGAAAGATATGGATACCGCATCTGCTCCTGACTGGCTGAAAACGGTATCGTTACATGCTGCTTCTGCCTCCCGTGATGTAGATTACCTGGTGTGTAATAATGCTGCGACACTGGTGTATATGGCTAATCTTGGTTGTATTGAAATGAATCCATGGTTATCCCGTGTGAAGAAGCTGGATAATCCGGATTATATCGTACTGGACCTTGACCCTGAGAATATCGCCTTTAAATATGTAGTGGAGACGGCATTGGCTATCAAGTCCCTGCTGGATCAACTCGGGGTGACTGCATTCTGTAAGACATCAGGGGCTTCTGGTATACATATTTATGTGCCGACAGGAGGGAAGTATAATTATGAAACCTGCCGGTTATTTGCCGAGTATGTAGCCAAACAGGTACAGCAGGAATTGCCCCAAACAACCAGTGTGATCCGCACAAAGTCGAAGCGTAACAAGAAAGTGTATATCGATTATATGCAGAATAGTCGTGGACAAACTGTGGCCTCTCCTTATTCTGTAAGGCCTAAACCAGGAGCAACGGTATCGGCCCCGCTACAATGGGATGAGCTTACAGACGATCTTGCGATCAGCAATTTTACGATATATAATATGGCTGACAGGTTGAAGGAGATCGGTGACCTGTGGAAGGATATCGATAAAACAAAGAATGATCTGCGTAAAGCGATCAGTAAGATAGAAGATCTGGCACAGGCGGATGTGGAATAA
- the chrA gene encoding chromate efflux transporter — protein sequence MHSITAYGGPQGHLAMMLKTFVHQRRDVTEQELMEYNAFCQLLPGASSSQTLTLIGYKRGGVTLAVATLLIWIAPACILMGSLSFLLQYFDQKALNTDIFKYVQPMAVGFLIYGSMRAFRISIRNLATGVIMVVSLLASYFLKSPWTFPCLIILGGVVSNFSDKRIPDFHEKPKKIRWTNIWLFALLFILAGFFSELARTHDWITRRPFNLFENFYRFGSLVFGGGDILIAMMLEQYVSRAKTQFMNAEELLTGAGIMRALPGPTFSITAYVGGMVMRSLGPGYQLLGCILAPVAIFLPSLLLVLFFFPIWHNLKKYVVIYRALEGINATVVGIMWAATIILFLAIPHTWYNIAIALGTLSILFLSRIPSPFIVLACLILGWLM from the coding sequence ATGCATAGCATCACAGCATACGGGGGGCCTCAGGGCCACCTGGCGATGATGTTGAAGACATTTGTACATCAGCGAAGGGATGTGACTGAACAGGAACTGATGGAATACAATGCTTTCTGTCAGCTGCTACCCGGTGCTTCTTCTTCCCAGACGCTTACACTCATCGGTTACAAGAGAGGCGGTGTCACACTCGCCGTAGCAACACTCCTGATATGGATCGCACCTGCCTGTATACTTATGGGCTCACTCAGCTTCCTGTTACAGTATTTTGACCAGAAAGCCCTCAACACTGATATATTTAAGTACGTACAACCTATGGCTGTCGGTTTCCTGATCTATGGAAGCATGCGGGCATTCCGTATCAGTATACGTAACCTGGCTACGGGGGTGATCATGGTCGTTTCACTGCTGGCCTCCTATTTCCTTAAATCGCCATGGACATTTCCCTGTCTGATCATATTAGGGGGCGTTGTATCAAATTTCAGTGATAAACGTATACCCGACTTCCATGAGAAACCCAAGAAGATCAGGTGGACCAATATATGGCTATTTGCATTACTGTTTATTCTGGCGGGTTTTTTCTCGGAACTGGCGCGTACACATGACTGGATCACCCGCAGGCCGTTCAACCTGTTTGAGAACTTCTATCGTTTTGGGAGCCTTGTATTTGGTGGAGGAGACATTCTGATCGCGATGATGCTGGAACAGTATGTATCCCGCGCGAAGACACAATTCATGAATGCGGAAGAATTGCTGACAGGAGCGGGTATTATGCGGGCATTACCAGGTCCAACGTTTTCTATCACTGCTTATGTAGGTGGTATGGTGATGCGGAGCCTTGGTCCGGGATATCAGTTACTGGGCTGTATACTGGCACCTGTTGCCATTTTCTTACCCAGTCTGCTATTAGTGCTATTCTTCTTCCCGATATGGCATAATCTGAAGAAATACGTAGTTATTTACCGGGCATTGGAGGGAATTAATGCCACGGTAGTAGGGATTATGTGGGCAGCCACGATTATATTGTTCCTGGCCATCCCACATACCTGGTATAATATCGCTATCGCACTGGGTACGCTCTCCATCCTTTTCCTGTCGCGTATACCATCCCCGTTTATAGTCCTCGCCTGCCTTATATTAGGCTGGCTAATGTGA
- a CDS encoding alpha/beta hydrolase, whose amino-acid sequence MKRFLILLCITISLNVHAQLSFYNSDAYWANFCLQPDCIQPAQTDTCLVFVSNRHLHKDSLRFVDEYVDTLGLKYFFLQKNAGKWNVYQTATLAAAMRLLPEKRDIVVYTEGMGKIFTTNVERALLMRSQYNVNVIMFDYASINTTFKPARNFRFARANARLSAPHYYKLLREIQQARRGQEDWMQQVKVSTFCHSMGNIIMMEMMKGQDYQQLNKEPFIDNVVINAACVPSRGHEEWVENIRFANKIYIHYNRADWQLKGAHLITMTPQLGEKLKGTLAHNATYINFREQVGSQHSYFLNFPQNEYRMTNEMRDYFGQLFSGKVAVLEEEKTLAKKQGSAAGSVN is encoded by the coding sequence ATGAAGAGATTTCTTATTCTCCTATGCATCACGATCTCGCTGAATGTACACGCCCAGTTATCATTCTATAACAGTGACGCTTATTGGGCAAATTTCTGCCTGCAGCCGGACTGTATTCAGCCTGCTCAGACGGATACCTGCCTCGTTTTCGTCAGTAACAGGCATCTCCACAAGGATAGTTTACGGTTTGTGGATGAATATGTGGACACGCTTGGCCTTAAATACTTCTTTTTGCAGAAAAATGCCGGCAAATGGAATGTTTATCAAACGGCTACACTAGCTGCCGCCATGCGTTTACTGCCTGAAAAGCGGGACATTGTCGTGTATACCGAGGGGATGGGTAAGATCTTCACCACCAATGTGGAACGTGCTTTACTCATGCGGTCACAGTATAATGTGAACGTGATCATGTTTGATTACGCCAGTATCAATACAACCTTTAAACCAGCCCGGAACTTCAGATTTGCACGGGCAAATGCCCGGTTGTCAGCCCCCCATTATTACAAATTGCTGCGCGAGATACAGCAGGCCCGCCGGGGGCAGGAAGACTGGATGCAGCAGGTAAAGGTCTCTACTTTCTGTCACAGTATGGGTAATATTATTATGATGGAGATGATGAAGGGACAGGATTATCAGCAGCTAAACAAAGAACCGTTTATTGATAATGTAGTGATCAACGCCGCCTGTGTGCCTTCCCGTGGACATGAGGAATGGGTAGAAAATATACGCTTCGCAAATAAGATATATATCCACTACAACAGGGCGGACTGGCAGTTGAAAGGTGCGCATTTAATAACAATGACTCCCCAGCTGGGAGAGAAGCTAAAAGGAACGCTGGCGCATAATGCTACTTATATCAACTTCAGGGAACAGGTAGGTAGTCAGCATAGCTATTTTCTGAATTTTCCGCAGAATGAATACCGGATGACGAATGAAATGAGGGATTACTTTGGGCAACTATTTAGTGGAAAAGTAGCCGTGCTGGAAGAGGAAAAGACGTTGGCCAAGAAACAGGGTAGTGCCGCCGGTAGTGTCAATTAA
- a CDS encoding isopenicillin N synthase family dioxygenase yields the protein MAITHSIPVVDLAAFTSGDAASKAAFVEQLGKAYEEVGFVAVKNHGISDELIAKLYKYVQLFFTLPPETKRSYEIPELAGQRGYTSFGREHAKGYEAPDLKEFFQFGQTVEDDDPIGSEYPPNVVVKEIPAFTPTFFDAYRGFEKSGKALLQAIAIYLGLDEHYFDQFIHNGNSILRAIHYPPITEEPASAIRAEQHEDINLITLLVGASADGLQILDKQNNWVPVTSLPEQIVVNVGDMLQRLTNNRLKSTTHRVVNPPRDMWHTSRYSIPFFLHPKSEMPLNALESCVTDQHPLAYEPVTAGEYLDERLREIGLKK from the coding sequence ATGGCAATAACTCATTCCATTCCAGTTGTGGACCTCGCCGCCTTCACCTCGGGCGACGCCGCCAGCAAGGCTGCATTTGTAGAGCAGCTTGGTAAAGCCTATGAGGAAGTAGGCTTTGTTGCGGTAAAAAACCATGGTATTTCTGACGAACTGATTGCGAAACTGTACAAGTACGTGCAGCTTTTCTTTACACTTCCTCCGGAAACCAAGCGATCTTATGAGATCCCGGAACTGGCAGGCCAGCGCGGCTATACTTCGTTCGGCAGGGAGCATGCCAAAGGATATGAAGCACCAGACCTGAAGGAGTTTTTTCAGTTTGGTCAGACCGTAGAAGATGACGATCCGATTGGCAGTGAATACCCTCCAAACGTAGTCGTGAAAGAGATTCCGGCTTTTACTCCGACATTCTTTGATGCCTATCGTGGCTTTGAAAAATCGGGTAAAGCTTTATTGCAGGCTATTGCGATCTACCTGGGACTGGATGAGCATTACTTTGATCAGTTTATTCATAATGGTAACTCTATTCTGAGAGCCATACATTATCCTCCTATCACAGAAGAACCGGCTTCTGCTATCCGCGCAGAACAGCATGAAGATATCAATCTGATAACCCTGCTGGTAGGCGCTTCTGCAGATGGATTACAGATCCTCGATAAACAAAATAACTGGGTACCGGTGACGTCACTGCCTGAGCAGATTGTGGTAAATGTAGGAGATATGCTGCAAAGACTGACTAATAACCGCCTGAAATCTACCACCCACCGCGTAGTAAACCCACCGCGTGATATGTGGCACACCAGCCGCTATTCCATTCCATTCTTCCTGCATCCCAAATCAGAGATGCCACTGAATGCCCTGGAAAGCTGTGTCACCGACCAACATCCACTGGCTTATGAACCGGTTACTGCCGGCGAATACCTGGATGAACGACTGAGAGAGATCGGTCTTAAAAAATAG